In Candidatus Margulisiibacteriota bacterium, the following proteins share a genomic window:
- a CDS encoding type II secretion system F family protein — protein MFSNLELAFFFKQLHYLVKRGISLYPAIELIYVDVGSKSLKKPLKIILNALKEGGNFSDILYEKIHIPLFLVNIIKVGENEGTMEHALAKASNYLESKIELWNKIQSALAYPIILVCLGVGILTWIMIAIIPQFELIYQQANVKLPLPTIIIFKLRHFFALYWWTIPLVIGSIILIIIMLLRDKLKYYLSQYVYSIPVIGTIAYYFTLMNFLSNLGSLHSSGIQLVKSMSLTLETTQNLYFKTKLKQVLPQVIEGKKLSIALWETKFFPAIVIKMIMAGEESSELDKILLQLTDYLNDELDNQLKKFVSLIGPISLIIIGFFVAFISLAFLLPLFRMTGVVHNVR, from the coding sequence TTGTTCAGTAATTTAGAACTGGCGTTTTTCTTCAAGCAGCTTCATTACCTTGTGAAACGCGGTATAAGTCTTTATCCGGCAATAGAACTGATCTACGTGGATGTTGGCAGTAAAAGTCTGAAGAAACCTTTAAAAATAATACTTAATGCCTTAAAGGAAGGCGGGAATTTTTCAGATATATTATACGAAAAAATCCATATACCGCTTTTTTTGGTTAATATCATCAAGGTTGGTGAGAACGAAGGTACTATGGAACATGCCCTTGCCAAAGCCAGCAATTACCTGGAAAGCAAGATTGAGCTCTGGAACAAAATTCAGTCCGCGCTCGCTTATCCTATTATTCTGGTTTGTCTGGGCGTGGGCATCTTAACCTGGATAATGATTGCCATTATCCCGCAATTTGAGCTTATTTATCAGCAGGCCAATGTTAAGCTGCCTTTACCCACAATTATTATTTTCAAATTACGTCATTTTTTTGCTCTTTACTGGTGGACAATCCCTCTGGTTATCGGCAGCATTATTCTGATTATAATCATGTTGCTGCGGGACAAATTAAAATATTATCTGTCCCAATATGTTTACTCTATACCGGTTATAGGCACAATCGCTTATTATTTCACGCTCATGAACTTTTTATCTAATCTGGGTTCGCTACATAGCTCCGGAATTCAGCTGGTAAAATCCATGAGCCTCACACTGGAGACAACCCAAAATCTTTATTTCAAAACCAAGCTCAAGCAAGTTCTGCCGCAGGTGATCGAAGGCAAAAAACTTTCCATTGCGTTATGGGAAACCAAGTTTTTCCCAGCCATAGTAATCAAAATGATCATGGCCGGCGAAGAAAGCTCGGAACTGGATAAAATTTTACTGCAGCTTACCGATTATTTAAACGATGAACTGGATAACCAGTTGAAAAAATTTGTTTCGCTTATAGGGCCGATTTCACTTATTATTATCGGATTTTTTGTGGCTTTTATCAGTCTGGCTTTCCTGTTGCCGCTTTTTCGCATGACCGGCGTAGTGCATAATGTCAGGTAA
- a CDS encoding EF-hand domain-containing protein: MVIETNQASSLDNNGVSGSKWDNLIARVDKNNDGKISKDELSVLLSGTSSTSKTSGFEAVLAKVFQKMDKDKNGQVSQDEFNQFFQSGIKSTGTMTAETAKVKGGHHHHKLELPLSTDGTDTLLSNTSRTNMANVNLDQLFNQMDNDKDGFINQTDFIKFDQTLRAQLFQHSSADATLNRLLMTDIINNEYNQVSAGDLGDLSGTV, from the coding sequence ATGGTCATTGAAACAAATCAGGCAAGTAGTTTGGACAATAACGGCGTATCCGGCAGTAAATGGGATAATTTAATTGCGAGGGTTGATAAAAATAACGACGGTAAAATAAGTAAGGATGAATTGTCCGTGCTGTTATCTGGTACTTCCTCTACAAGTAAAACCTCCGGCTTTGAAGCAGTTTTAGCTAAAGTTTTCCAGAAAATGGACAAGGATAAGAATGGACAGGTTAGTCAGGATGAGTTTAATCAATTCTTTCAATCCGGAATAAAATCAACAGGGACAATGACTGCTGAAACTGCCAAAGTTAAAGGCGGTCATCATCATCATAAACTTGAACTTCCTTTATCTACTGACGGGACCGATACATTGTTGTCTAATACATCCAGGACAAATATGGCGAATGTAAACCTGGACCAGTTGTTTAATCAGATGGACAACGATAAGGATGGTTTTATTAACCAAACGGATTTTATAAAATTTGACCAGACACTACGAGCTCAGCTTTTTCAACATTCATCAGCTGACGCAACTTTAAACAGATTGCTTATGACCGACATAATTAATAATGAATATAATCAGGTCTCTGCCGGTGATTTAGGGGATCTGTCCGGTACGGTATAG
- a CDS encoding Spy/CpxP family protein refolding chaperone: MKKILISIIGLLCVSGMLLATPDDKDFKGPNKAPDQGVKARNEMREHQGYDNKMLGNYDLHFLAEKLGLSKDQIKALRKAGAETEKVVIPLGIDRKMANEDLKEAYLGATLDENKIQQLQNTLLDNQKKMYEAILAGVKTARAILTPEQLKKLSELKSEKKNWKSKKEHK, translated from the coding sequence ATGAAAAAAATATTAATAAGCATTATTGGGTTATTATGTGTGAGTGGAATGCTTTTGGCAACTCCTGATGATAAGGATTTTAAAGGGCCAAACAAGGCTCCTGATCAGGGAGTGAAAGCGAGAAATGAAATGCGGGAACATCAGGGTTACGATAACAAAATGTTGGGTAACTATGATCTGCATTTTTTGGCAGAGAAACTGGGTCTGTCTAAAGATCAGATAAAAGCCTTAAGAAAGGCCGGAGCTGAAACTGAAAAAGTTGTTATACCCTTGGGAATAGACAGGAAAATGGCTAATGAAGACCTGAAAGAAGCATACCTTGGTGCAACTTTGGATGAGAACAAAATTCAGCAATTACAGAATACTCTTCTGGATAACCAAAAGAAAATGTACGAAGCAATCCTGGCTGGTGTGAAGACAGCACGCGCTATTCTGACTCCGGAACAACTGAAAAAATTAAGTGAGCTGAAAAGCGAAAAGAAAAACTGGAAATCAAAAAAAGAACACAAATAG
- a CDS encoding prepilin-type N-terminal cleavage/methylation domain-containing protein, whose translation MRKGITLLETLIALFISSILFAALFHLTGWSFRESVSTIRDYKNLSRELTAVVQYEKSVLGDSQPSLNIKAVSVNDSVNMLEFKSQSGYKGVIFK comes from the coding sequence ATGAGAAAAGGTATAACTCTACTGGAAACTTTAATCGCTTTGTTTATTTCTTCCATTCTTTTCGCAGCTCTTTTTCATCTGACGGGTTGGTCCTTCAGGGAGTCGGTGAGCACAATCAGGGATTACAAGAATCTGAGCCGGGAATTAACCGCAGTGGTTCAGTATGAAAAGAGTGTGCTTGGCGACTCTCAGCCTTCTTTGAATATCAAGGCAGTATCAGTTAATGATTCTGTAAATATGTTGGAGTTCAAAAGTCAGTCAGGTTACAAAGGAGTAATTTTTAAGTGA
- a CDS encoding outer membrane beta-barrel protein, with protein sequence MKKFWLLISFVLCLGGFSLAAPKLDLGLNMGTMLPNHDTLAQQTFASDFYWQMMLGMVDDSGWEIRGNFGSYWDTSHFNSADIAANRRINLRPLTASLIYNIQGGTIQPYFGAGVGGYFYDVMDDVYGNLESGFKLGFHVLGGIKLRVNENFYLNAEYTQHYLPAVFFSNEKNFDVVALVIGGGFEFAQNPQNQAKRYPYTKAQEDVLMQIQQVEKEIKDLQAKRDK encoded by the coding sequence ATGAAAAAATTTTGGTTATTAATAAGTTTCGTTCTATGTTTGGGGGGATTTAGTCTGGCAGCACCTAAACTGGACTTGGGACTGAATATGGGGACAATGCTCCCCAACCACGACACCCTGGCGCAACAGACATTTGCTTCTGACTTCTACTGGCAAATGATGTTAGGAATGGTTGATGATAGCGGCTGGGAAATACGTGGCAACTTTGGCAGTTATTGGGATACAAGTCACTTTAATTCTGCTGATATTGCAGCTAATCGTCGTATAAACCTGAGACCTTTAACCGCATCCCTCATTTACAATATTCAAGGTGGAACTATTCAGCCTTACTTCGGAGCAGGGGTTGGCGGATATTTTTATGATGTCATGGATGATGTTTACGGCAATCTGGAATCAGGTTTCAAATTAGGGTTTCATGTCCTGGGTGGGATTAAACTTCGGGTAAATGAGAACTTTTATCTTAATGCCGAGTACACCCAACATTACTTACCGGCAGTATTCTTTTCAAATGAAAAAAACTTTGATGTAGTAGCACTGGTAATAGGTGGTGGTTTTGAATTTGCTCAAAATCCACAAAATCAGGCAAAACGCTACCCTTACACAAAAGCGCAAGAAGATGTTCTGATGCAGATCCAGCAGGTAGAAAAAGAAATAAAAGATCTCCAGGCCAAACGTGACAAAC
- a CDS encoding ferritin family protein — MNIIDQAIQMEIEGEQFYRAIAAETTDASVKIILNKLADDEFKHRLLFEKMKENLPALLVPSDVMDATLNFFQELQTQNKIAAFKESITQALEKAEDIEIKSYHLYRQHAAHIKNPGYREVVSEIAAEEEKHASIVLDLIIYYTNPRQWVESAEWYHQDAY; from the coding sequence ATGAACATTATAGATCAGGCAATACAAATGGAAATAGAGGGTGAACAGTTCTATAGAGCAATCGCTGCAGAAACTACTGATGCAAGCGTAAAAATCATATTGAACAAACTTGCTGATGATGAATTCAAACATCGCCTGCTGTTTGAAAAGATGAAAGAAAACCTTCCGGCGCTACTCGTACCTTCGGACGTAATGGATGCAACTCTGAATTTTTTTCAGGAGTTACAGACCCAAAATAAAATAGCGGCCTTCAAGGAATCGATAACACAGGCTTTAGAAAAAGCAGAGGATATTGAGATTAAAAGCTATCATTTATACAGACAGCATGCTGCGCATATAAAAAATCCCGGATACAGGGAAGTAGTCTCAGAAATCGCGGCCGAAGAAGAAAAACACGCATCTATTGTTCTGGACCTGATTATTTACTATACAAATCCCAGACAATGGGTGGAATCCGCTGAGTGGTATCATCAGGACGCATATTAG